A region of Arachis duranensis cultivar V14167 unplaced genomic scaffold, aradu.V14167.gnm2.J7QH unplaced_Scaffold_118118, whole genome shotgun sequence DNA encodes the following proteins:
- the LOC107472482 gene encoding uncharacterized protein LOC107472482, translating into MSNNDTTKKQMESSKRPIEDEKPTKADEAEDQVVMPNKDTEKLKEKNNQPHSSKEVIQGKQQVGKSITPPLPYPQRFSKETKDQHFHKFLETFKKLEINIPLAKALEQMPLYAKFLKELINKKRSWLEKETVLLTEECSAVIQRGIPPKLKDPGSFVVSCTIGRMVLNKALCDLGASINLPLSMIRKLAIEELKPTRMSLVMADRSIKTPNGIVENLLVKVGEFIFPADFMILDTEEEGNNSIILGRPFLATARAIIDVEKGEMIFRVHNEQMVINVFKSMQHISEQEDYVKVDMIESLVEEMLEDNPQEQEENQETTEEQVAEMSIEQEEKQDKKGEVRKQELKPLPTHLKYSFLGASESFPVIINSSLTKKEEGELLD; encoded by the coding sequence ATGAGCAACAATGACACTACAAAGAAGCAAATGGAGAGCAGCAAAAGACCAATAGAAGATGAAAAGCCAACAAAGGCAGATGAAGCCGAGGATCAAGTTGTGATGCCAAACAAGGACACTGAGAAACTCAAAGAGAAGAACAACCAACCACACAGTTCAAAAGAAGTGATTCAGGGAAAGCAGCAAGTGGGAAAGAGCATCACACCTCCACTGCCATATCCCCAGAGGTTCAGCAAAGAAACTAAGGACCAACATTTTCATAAGttccttgagactttcaagaagctggagaTCAATATTCCCTTGGCTAAAGCACTTGaacaaatgcctctgtatgccaagtttttGAAAGAGCTTATCAACAAAAAGAGGAGTTGGCTTGAGAAGGAAACTGTGTTACTCACCGAGGAATGCAGTGCTGTGATTCAAAGAGGCATTCCACCAAAACTCAAGGATCCAGGAAGCTTTGTAGTCTCATGCACTATTGGCAGAATGGTTCTCAACAAAGCTCTCTGTGACCTTGGTGCCAGTATCAACCTGCCTCTCTCAATGATAAgaaagcttgccatagaagagcttaaaccCACCAGGATGTCATTGGTCATGGCTGACAGATCAATCAAAACACCCAATGGAATTGTGGAAAACCTGTTGGTGAAGGTTGGGGAGTTTATTTTCCCAgcagattttatgattttggataCTGAAGAGGAAGGAAACAATTCAATCATTTTAGGAAGGCCATTtttagccacagcaagagccatcattgatgtagaAAAAGGAGAGATGATCTTCAGGGTCCACAATGAACAAATGGTCATAAACGTTTTCAAGTCAATGCAACACATTTCTGAGCAAGAGGACTACGTGAAAGTGGATATGATAGAGAGTTTGGTGGAAGAAATGTTGGAAGATAACCCTCAAGAGCAAGAAGAAAATCAAGAGACAACAGAGGAACAAGTAGCCGAGATGTCTATTGAGCAAGAGGAAAAACAAGACAAGAAGGGAGAAGTACGAAAAcaagaactgaagccattaccCACCCATCTCAAATATTCATTCCTGGGTGCATCAGAGAGcttcccagtgatcatcaattcgTCCTTGaca